In the Ferribacterium limneticum genome, GTCTTCCGCACGACGGGGTTCAACAGCATCCGTACGCTGGCCGCGAGGCTGCAGTACTTCCAGGCTATCTCTGGGAATCGGCTTTCCTGTTTGCCCTTGGAGCTTCGGCTACGAGGCAAGTCGACACGGCAGAGTCATGGAACACCGATCTATTACGTCGATCTCACCGTGCGAACCGGTGTTGCTCTGGAGGATGCCTTGCTGGAGGCCAAGCGGATTGACGAAGTGCGTCAGGCGGCTGGTTTCGACCAAGTGGCACTGGAAGTGGCTGCGCGTCAAGGTCTCAGCAATGGTGCGTTTGAGGACAGCGAGGATGAAGGTGACGAGGTGGTTGAGGAGTTCTTTCCAACCGACAGAGGAATTCCCGAACAACCTGGCGCTGTTGATAAATCCTGTATGCCTGCTTCGCAGAGTCTGGCCGAGAAGCTTGAGGGGCGGCTACAAGCCCACTAGGTTTTTCGCCGCGATGAGTAGTTCTGAACGCTTGGCTTCATCCATCTCGCTCCATAGCAGCAGCAGTTCCGCGAGACAGTCATTTTGAGCAAAGAAATAAGCGACGGGGACGCCAGTTGCATTCGCCAGGTGTTCCATCATGAGAAGGTCAGGTAAGTGCTTTCCTTTCTCATATTGGTTCATCCTGGGGCTGGCGCTGAATGGGTCGATTCCTGCTTTTACGCCGAGTGCTTTTTGAGACAAGCCGATTCTCTGTCGCGCTTCACGCAGGCGTCGTGAAAAATAGGTCGAATCCGGCATCGGTCTCTCGGTCCATTCAAGACCTAAGAGACTCTTAGTTTCTCAATTGACACGATACTAAGGATTACTTAGTATCGTTTTCGTTTATGCCAGCAGATTTCCATTGCAGTTCAGTTGGAACACACCCTTCCGGTATGGATTTCTTGCCAGATTTTTTTGAAAGAGCACCTCGATGAACCCTACATCCCCACTTGAAACCCTGGCCTCGTTCGCCATTACTTTCGTGGCTGGTGCCCTTTCGGTGCTCGCCGTTTCAGCTTACGGGAAATGGATGAAGCATCAGGGCAGGCTGGCCAGCGAAATCCAAGCGCAGTAATCGGACTATCTAGCCGAACACGTTACTGACAACCTCAAGGACATCATCATGTCGATAGACATTCAGAAATTTACGGCCGACGAACTGACGCTTGAAAAGCTCGATACGCTTGTTATGCGTCGCGAATCGTTTCAGGTTGTAGCCGTTTCCAACATCGGTTCCACCGTCGAGAAAATCGAAGGCCGGATCGAGAAAGGCGGGTTGCGCTGCCGCATCTTTACCGAGTATCGGGCTACGTCGTTACTCGGATCATTCCTTGCGCCAACGGCGCCGTTGTCTTGGATGGCAGGTATCGGGATGGCTGCCCATAACTTGGCGACCATCAATCCGGACTACGAAATCGGCAAAAACAAATTGGCCGGCACGGTCACCGTCAAATACATGAAGTAACCCCGAATGTAGCGCATTCGACTCTAGGAGTACTACCCATGAAACATCTGTTAGCTGCCCTGTGTGGCCTGCTATCTGTCACGGCAGCCCAGGCTTGTAACTGGAACGCTGAAAACTGCACGTTTGAAATGCTGAACAACATTCAACGTCAGATCAACAACCTGAAGCAGAACCCGAAGTTCATGCAGGAGAAGTTCGCTGAACTGCAAGCCAAGGCGCAGTACATCGATCGTAAGACGGCATCGTGTTCCAACTGGAAATGCTCCAATGACACCATGTCGGAATTCAATACGTATGTTGCCCAACTGACGCTGAGCTATATGAATACCAGCAAGCCTGCGGCGGTCGCCGCGCCTGCGCCTGTCCAGGACAAATGGTCAGGTCAGTGCGTGGTTGCGGCCAAGCCAGGTGTGAGTGCCTATGTCGATCAGAGCGGTGCTAGCAAGGCGGGAGCGGTGTCTGAATACATTGGGTACACCGTTACTCAGTCGGCCGACAAGTACGTTGGATTGAAGGTTGCTGAAAGCGGGAAGTTTGTCGGTTGGGCAAAAAAGAGTGAGCTACAGATGCAGGATTTGAGGAACTGTAACTGATGCGAATTCAACAGGGGACTTCGGTCCTCTGTTGTTCAACGCACATATTTTTTGGTTTGAGATGCTGTTTTTCGAGTGAATAAAACATCATTTGAGAAACGATTCCGCAAACCAACGGCACCCGTTGCTCAGCCAGATTTGAACTGCATTAAAGCGAAGCACCATCCCAAAGCGATACAATTCGCCTGAAAAACCAAAAAACATATGTTGTATGTATAAAATACCAGGGTGGTCAGAGAGCCTTCGCGTCGGTAACGCTCAACTTGACGACAGGCATCGGCACGTTATTGCGCTCTGTAGCCGAGCGGCTCGATGTGCCTCGACCGTTACTCGCGAAGGGCGAAGCGAGTTTCACCTCATTCTGAATGACCTGGCGGCACTTCTCGAACAGCATTTCGCCTTTGAAGAATCAATGCTGGAGAAAAACCGGTGCCCTAATCTGACAGCCCACAAATTAGCGCACATTTCCTACCTGGAAAAAATGGCCGACCTCTTGTATGCCGCAGCGGCAGGCGAATTAAATAGCACTGCTCTACAGACGTTCTCCCTGAGCTACCTCAACGAGCATTTGCACAAAATGGATGTGGCTGACAAGGCTTACCTCGTGGCGTAAGGCGCTACTTGTAATCTGGCGCGCATGCGGTCAGGAAACATGTCGCTTCCCAATGCGAAGGCCCGTACCGGCCTTCGATCCCACAAGCACACGCATCCATCGATCTGCCGCCGACACCACGAGAATGCCCGCCGCAATCGCCAGCGCCAACGGGCCACCGGTCTGCAAGAAATCGTTCCAGTAAACCATCGGGGTAACCGGGGCTGCCGGAATGAACTCCCGAAAATCTTGCATCACGCCGACAAAACCCAGCGGGACATTGATGACCAGGAGGAGAACAACCATCGGTACCGCGACAAGCAGTCGCGCTGGCAATGCCCGCAGGCGAGCAGCTGGCCAGGCCAAAATGATCGCTAGCAGGAGGATAACCGGTTGCAGCACGCTGCCAAGCAGTGTGGTCGGGTCAAAATGAAGCTTGGCATCTGGCATCAGCAAGCGATCACCGAGGAACAGCATGCGGATCGGCGTCACCTTCAATTGGATAACGGTATCCGCCGACCGGTTAACAATGATCGCGTGATCCACCCGAAGGCGGTCATCAACCGCCTGAATCACCCAGATGAGCGCCGGGAGCATGGGGGTAACGATGGTCGAGCCATAGACGCGACCCAGCGTCAGCAGTATCGCGACCAGGATGACGAGCCGGATTGTAAAACTACGGACTTGTTGACGCATTTGGCTGAGCTTCCTCACGACTATCGCCCATCCAGTAAAGAGCATA is a window encoding:
- a CDS encoding recombination directionality factor — translated: MLKGLAITPPVLGRISIGKVVEKAGKRLPEKDDQFTITSQVQSKDGWLPHPFDEGFRKEQGGKTRSIPIRLLFNDPDLNFRAEYSLFNRDTGRPLCVGNGETCKRQSEEGIKSLPCPSPDGCPLAKGGACKPYGRLNVSIGDDDPLGSFVFRTTGFNSIRTLAARLQYFQAISGNRLSCLPLELRLRGKSTRQSHGTPIYYVDLTVRTGVALEDALLEAKRIDEVRQAAGFDQVALEVAARQGLSNGAFEDSEDEGDEVVEEFFPTDRGIPEQPGAVDKSCMPASQSLAEKLEGRLQAH
- a CDS encoding helix-turn-helix domain-containing protein, whose amino-acid sequence is MPDSTYFSRRLREARQRIGLSQKALGVKAGIDPFSASPRMNQYEKGKHLPDLLMMEHLANATGVPVAYFFAQNDCLAELLLLWSEMDEAKRSELLIAAKNLVGL
- a CDS encoding bacteriohemerythrin, with protein sequence MYKIPGWSESLRVGNAQLDDRHRHVIALCSRAARCASTVTREGRSEFHLILNDLAALLEQHFAFEESMLEKNRCPNLTAHKLAHISYLEKMADLLYAAAAGELNSTALQTFSLSYLNEHLHKMDVADKAYLVA